Proteins encoded together in one Monomorium pharaonis isolate MP-MQ-018 chromosome 8, ASM1337386v2, whole genome shotgun sequence window:
- the LOC105840598 gene encoding uncharacterized protein LOC105840598 — MKIAKKRVPKSAAVSIQGINPGFNYAAALRKGEVLEKLAETSSCSKNEIKLGNPSKTFRGLHSVWAQCPIEAAIRAADKSKLVIGWTVAKVKILRRRPVRCFKCWEIEHLQAHCKANVDRSGACFNCGSAGHRAATCSLPAKCMVCQDKEEDPNHKIGTVNCVNNIDPNKVEAARRTASTAAVNG; from the exons ATGAAAATTGCTAAGAAGAGAGTCCCTAAGTCGGCGGCGGTCTCTATACAAGGAATTAACCCCGGCTTCAATTATGCCGCGGCTCTGAGAAAG GGAGAGGTATTGGAGAAATTAGCCGAAACGAGTAGCTGTagcaaaaatgaaattaaactGGGAAATCCCAGTAAGACATTTAGAGGTCTACATTCCGTATGGGCCCAGTGCCCAATCGAGGCGGCAATTAGGGCTGCCGATAAGAGTAAGCTTGTTATCGGCTGGACTGTGGCTAAGGTGAAAATTTTGCGCCGCAGACCCGTTCGCTGCTTCAAGTGTTGGGAGATAGAACACCTCCAGGCACACTGCAAGGCTAATGTAGATAGAAGTGGGGCATGCTTTAATTGTGGTTCCGCGGGACATCGAGCGGCGACATGCTCCCTTCCTGCGAAATGTATGGTGTGCCAGGACAAAGAAGAAGACCCGAATCACAAGATTGGTACGGTAAATTGCGTGAATAACATAGATCCCAACAAGGTAGAAGCCGCAAGAAGGACGGCGAGCACTGCTGCCGTCAACGGCTAA